One Nostocoides sp. HKS02 genomic window carries:
- a CDS encoding branched-chain amino acid aminotransferase: MTQAPAAPLTFEVTRRTDPRPAVEREAVLANPGFGTTFTDHMLTATWRRGHGWGDGAVTAYGPFSLMPSAAVLHYAQEIFEGMKAYRHEDGSIWTFRPEANAQRMIRSARRMALPELPEEDFIASLRAFVEVDQAWVPAYGTGETSLYLRPFMFASEAFLGVRPAAEVTYAVIASPAGAYFSGGIRPVTIWLSQHYARAGEGGTGAAKTGGNYASSLAGQLEGIDNGCDQAVFLDSSTHTHVEELGGMNLFFVTKDNRLVTPELTGSILEGVTRSSVLELAKELGLQPEERRVPIQEWKDGAASGDIVEIFACGTAAVITPVGELRWDGGSCDHRRGVDYGEVTRTIRERLLDIQYGRVEDARGWMTRLV, translated from the coding sequence ATGACCCAGGCCCCGGCAGCACCGCTCACCTTCGAGGTCACCCGCCGCACCGACCCGCGGCCGGCCGTGGAGCGCGAGGCCGTGCTGGCCAACCCGGGGTTCGGCACCACGTTCACCGACCACATGCTCACGGCGACGTGGCGTCGAGGTCACGGATGGGGCGACGGCGCGGTCACGGCATACGGCCCGTTCTCGCTCATGCCTTCGGCGGCGGTCCTGCACTATGCCCAGGAGATCTTCGAGGGCATGAAGGCCTACCGGCACGAGGACGGCTCGATCTGGACCTTCCGCCCCGAGGCCAACGCCCAGCGGATGATCCGCAGCGCCCGCCGGATGGCCCTCCCCGAGCTGCCCGAGGAGGACTTCATCGCGTCGCTGCGCGCGTTCGTCGAGGTGGACCAGGCGTGGGTGCCCGCCTACGGCACGGGAGAGACCAGCCTCTACCTGCGGCCGTTCATGTTCGCCTCCGAGGCGTTCCTCGGCGTTCGCCCTGCGGCCGAGGTGACGTATGCCGTGATCGCCTCCCCGGCCGGGGCCTACTTCAGTGGCGGCATCAGGCCGGTGACGATCTGGCTCTCCCAGCACTACGCGCGGGCGGGCGAGGGGGGCACCGGGGCAGCCAAGACCGGTGGCAACTACGCCTCGAGCCTGGCCGGGCAGCTCGAGGGCATCGACAACGGCTGCGACCAGGCGGTGTTCCTCGACTCCTCGACGCACACGCACGTCGAGGAGCTCGGCGGCATGAACCTGTTCTTCGTCACCAAGGACAACCGGCTGGTCACCCCCGAGCTCACTGGGTCGATCCTCGAGGGAGTGACCCGCTCGTCGGTGCTGGAGCTCGCCAAGGAGCTGGGGCTGCAGCCCGAGGAGCGTCGGGTGCCGATCCAGGAGTGGAAGGACGGCGCGGCCAGCGGCGACATCGTCGAGATCTTCGCCTGCGGCACGGCCGCGGTCATCACGCCGGTGGGCGAGCTGCGATGGGACGGCGGCAGCTGCGACCACCGCCGTGGGGTCGACTACGGCGAGGTCACCCGCACCATCCGCGAGCGGCTCCTCGACATCCAGTACGGCCGTGTCGAGGACGCCCGTGGCTGGATGACCCGCTTGGTCTGA
- a CDS encoding 3-isopropylmalate dehydrogenase: MAADSLSDTVNLAVIGGDGIGPEVVAEGLKVLEAVTAGTGKFHTTEYDLGARRWHATGETLPESVLDELRGHDAILLGAIGDPTVPSGVLERGVLLPLRFALQQYVNLRPAKLYPGVQSPLAVERVAPNGIDFLVVREGTEGPYVGNGGSLRTGTPQEIATEVSVNTRFGVERVVRDAFARAQARPRKHLTLVHKHNVLTHAGHLWRRTVDEVGLEFPDVETAYQHVDAATIFLATDPGRFDVIVTDNLFGDIITDIAAAIAGGIGLAASGNINPEGDYPSMFEPVHGSAPDIAGQAKADPTATILSVALLLDHLGRQDEAAKVEAAVAADLAERGGSVRSTPEVGDAIAARL; this comes from the coding sequence ATGGCCGCCGACTCTCTCAGTGACACCGTGAACCTCGCCGTCATCGGCGGTGACGGGATCGGTCCCGAGGTCGTCGCCGAGGGGCTCAAGGTCCTCGAGGCCGTGACGGCTGGAACGGGCAAGTTCCACACGACCGAGTACGACTTGGGGGCACGACGCTGGCACGCGACCGGCGAGACCCTGCCCGAGTCGGTGCTGGACGAGCTGCGGGGCCACGACGCCATCCTGCTCGGGGCCATCGGCGACCCCACCGTGCCCAGCGGTGTCCTCGAGCGGGGCGTGCTGCTGCCACTGCGTTTCGCGTTGCAGCAGTACGTCAACCTCCGACCGGCCAAGCTCTACCCTGGGGTCCAGAGCCCACTCGCCGTCGAGCGAGTGGCTCCGAACGGCATCGACTTCCTCGTCGTCCGCGAGGGCACCGAGGGGCCGTATGTCGGCAACGGCGGTTCCCTGCGCACCGGCACGCCCCAGGAGATCGCCACCGAGGTCAGCGTCAACACCCGGTTCGGGGTCGAGCGCGTCGTCCGCGACGCGTTCGCACGCGCCCAGGCGCGGCCGCGCAAGCACCTCACCCTGGTCCACAAGCACAACGTGCTCACCCACGCCGGCCACCTGTGGCGTCGCACCGTCGACGAGGTCGGACTGGAGTTCCCCGACGTCGAGACGGCCTACCAGCACGTCGACGCGGCCACGATCTTCCTCGCGACGGACCCCGGTCGCTTCGACGTCATCGTGACCGACAACCTGTTCGGCGACATCATCACGGACATCGCCGCGGCCATCGCCGGCGGCATCGGCCTCGCGGCCAGCGGCAACATCAACCCCGAGGGCGACTACCCCAGCATGTTCGAGCCGGTCCACGGCTCGGCCCCGGACATCGCGGGCCAGGCCAAGGCCGACCCGACCGCGACCATCCTCTCCGTGGCCCTGCTGCTCGACCACCTCGGTCGCCAGGACGAGGCCGCCAAGGTCGAAGCGGCCGTGGCGGCCGACCTCGCCGAGCGCGGTGGGTCCGTACGCTCGACGCCCGAGGTCGGCGACGCCATCGCCGCCCGCCTCTAA
- the serA gene encoding phosphoglycerate dehydrogenase, whose amino-acid sequence MSKPIVLIAEELSPATIDALGPDFEIRQIDGSNRSELLPALADVDAVLIRSATKMDAEAIGVAKNLKVIARAGVGLDNVDVKAATQAGVMVVNAPTSNITSAAELAVGLLLSTARNIAPANQALKGGAWKRSKYGGVELLDKKVGVVGFGRIGQLVAERLKGFGMEILAYDPYVSAQRAGQLGAQLVTLDELLEQSDFITVHLPKSPETLGLIGKEALTKVKPTVRVINAARGGIVDEEALAEALREGRVAGAGIDVFASEPTTESPLFEFESVVVTPHLGASTDEAQEKAGVAVAKSVRLALGGDLVPDAVNVSGGAVPEEVRPGIALVEKLGRIFTALAGSVPVQLDVDVKGEIVEHDVSIWKLAALKGLFTDVTEDPVTYVNAPLLAEQRGCEVRLLTDPATQDFRNVTTLRGTLADGSTVSIAGTLTGPRMIEKVVGVNGFDLEVPLSEHLAFFTYVDRPGVIGTVGRLLGDAQVNIDSMQVARNEKGGQALVALTVDSAIPADVLAAIASEVGAEVRVVDLAG is encoded by the coding sequence GTGAGCAAGCCGATCGTCCTCATCGCCGAGGAGCTCTCGCCGGCGACCATCGACGCCCTCGGGCCCGACTTCGAGATCCGCCAGATCGACGGGTCCAACCGCTCCGAACTGCTTCCCGCGCTCGCCGACGTGGACGCCGTGCTGATCCGGTCCGCCACGAAGATGGACGCCGAGGCGATCGGCGTCGCGAAGAACCTCAAGGTCATCGCCCGCGCCGGCGTCGGACTCGACAACGTCGACGTCAAGGCCGCCACCCAGGCTGGTGTCATGGTGGTCAACGCACCCACGTCGAACATCACCTCGGCCGCGGAGCTCGCGGTCGGGCTGCTCCTGTCCACCGCCCGCAACATCGCCCCCGCCAACCAGGCCCTCAAGGGCGGCGCGTGGAAGCGCAGCAAGTACGGCGGTGTCGAGCTGCTCGACAAGAAGGTCGGCGTCGTCGGGTTCGGCCGCATCGGCCAGCTCGTCGCGGAGCGGCTCAAGGGCTTCGGCATGGAGATCCTCGCCTACGACCCCTACGTCTCGGCCCAGCGGGCCGGCCAGCTCGGCGCGCAGCTCGTCACCCTCGACGAGCTCCTCGAGCAGAGCGACTTCATCACCGTGCACCTGCCCAAGAGCCCCGAGACCCTCGGCCTCATCGGCAAGGAGGCACTCACCAAGGTCAAGCCGACCGTGCGCGTGATCAACGCGGCCCGGGGTGGCATCGTCGACGAGGAGGCGCTGGCCGAGGCCCTGCGCGAGGGCCGGGTGGCTGGTGCCGGCATCGACGTCTTCGCCAGCGAGCCGACCACGGAGAGCCCGCTCTTCGAGTTCGAGTCGGTCGTCGTGACGCCCCACCTCGGAGCCTCCACCGACGAGGCCCAGGAGAAGGCCGGGGTGGCCGTCGCCAAGTCCGTTCGCCTCGCGCTCGGAGGCGACCTCGTCCCGGATGCCGTGAACGTGTCCGGCGGCGCCGTGCCGGAGGAGGTCCGACCCGGGATCGCGCTCGTCGAGAAGCTTGGCCGCATCTTTACCGCGCTGGCGGGGTCCGTGCCTGTCCAGCTCGACGTCGACGTCAAGGGTGAGATCGTCGAGCACGACGTCTCGATCTGGAAGCTCGCGGCCCTCAAGGGTCTGTTCACCGACGTGACCGAGGACCCGGTGACCTATGTCAACGCGCCCCTGCTGGCCGAGCAGCGCGGCTGCGAGGTGCGGCTGCTGACCGACCCGGCGACCCAGGACTTCCGCAACGTCACGACCTTGCGCGGCACGCTGGCCGACGGGAGCACGGTGTCCATCGCCGGCACGCTGACCGGTCCTCGCATGATCGAGAAGGTCGTCGGCGTCAACGGCTTCGACCTCGAGGTCCCGCTCTCCGAGCACCTTGCCTTCTTCACCTATGTCGACCGCCCCGGCGTCATCGGCACCGTGGGCCGGCTGCTCGGCGACGCCCAGGTCAACATCGACAGCATGCAGGTCGCGCGCAACGAGAAGGGCGGTCAGGCGCTCGTCGCCCTCACCGTCGACAGCGCCATCCCCGCTGACGTGCTCGCCGCCATCGCCTCCGAGGTCGGTGCCGAGGTGCGCGTCGTCGACCTCGCTGGCTGA
- the ilvC gene encoding ketol-acid reductoisomerase, protein MAEMFYDDDADLSVIQGTKVAVIGYGSQGHAHALNLRDSGVDVRVGLAEGSKSRVKAEAEGLTVRSVADAVKEADLVVILTPDQVQRTVYANEIQPNLRDGAGLLFGHGFNIRFDYIKPEAGSDVLMVAPKGPGHLVRREYVDGRGVPVLLAVEQDASGRAWELAKSYAKAIGGLRAGGIKTTFTEETETDLFGEQAVLCGGASQLIQYGFETLVEAGYQPEVAYFECLHELKLIVDLMVEGGIAKQRWSVSDTAEYGDYVSGPRVIDPRVKENMQAVLADIKNGAFAKRFIDDQDAGGPEFAALREKGAQHPIEATGKDLRKLMSWIKETDSDYVEGSAAR, encoded by the coding sequence GTGGCCGAGATGTTCTACGACGACGACGCAGACCTGAGCGTGATCCAGGGCACGAAGGTGGCCGTCATCGGCTACGGCAGCCAGGGCCACGCCCACGCGCTCAACCTGCGCGACTCCGGGGTGGACGTCCGCGTCGGCCTCGCCGAGGGCTCCAAGAGCCGGGTCAAGGCCGAGGCCGAGGGGCTGACCGTGCGGTCGGTCGCCGACGCCGTCAAGGAGGCCGACCTCGTCGTCATCCTCACCCCCGACCAGGTGCAGCGGACCGTCTACGCGAACGAGATCCAGCCGAACCTCCGCGACGGCGCCGGCCTGCTGTTCGGCCACGGCTTCAACATCCGCTTCGACTACATCAAGCCCGAAGCGGGCTCCGACGTGCTCATGGTGGCCCCCAAGGGTCCCGGACACCTCGTGCGCCGCGAGTATGTCGACGGTCGTGGCGTGCCCGTGCTTCTCGCGGTCGAGCAGGACGCATCCGGACGCGCCTGGGAGCTCGCGAAGTCGTACGCCAAGGCGATCGGCGGCCTGCGCGCCGGCGGCATCAAGACGACGTTCACCGAGGAGACCGAGACCGACCTGTTCGGTGAGCAGGCGGTCCTCTGCGGTGGCGCGAGCCAGCTCATCCAGTACGGCTTCGAGACGCTGGTCGAGGCGGGCTACCAGCCCGAGGTCGCCTACTTCGAGTGCCTCCACGAGCTCAAGCTCATCGTCGACCTCATGGTCGAGGGCGGCATCGCCAAGCAGCGCTGGTCGGTGTCCGACACGGCGGAGTACGGCGACTACGTGTCCGGCCCCCGGGTCATCGACCCGCGCGTCAAGGAGAACATGCAGGCCGTCCTCGCCGACATCAAGAACGGCGCGTTCGCCAAGCGGTTCATCGACGACCAGGACGCCGGCGGTCCCGAGTTCGCCGCCCTGCGCGAGAAGGGCGCCCAGCACCCGATCGAGGCGACGGGCAAGGACCTGCGCAAGCTCATGAGCTGGATCAAGGAGACCGACAGCGACTACGTCGAGGGGTCTGCCGCGCGCTGA
- the ilvN gene encoding acetolactate synthase small subunit encodes MSKHTLSVLVENKPGVLARIAALFSRRGFNIDSLAVGPTEHAEISRMTVVVDVDALPLEQVTKQLNKLVEVLKVVELDPTASVQREILLVKVRADLQTRSHVLETVQLFRAKVVDVGSDALTIEVTGNRDKLAAFLEVLEPFGVKELVQSGMVAIGRGTRSITDRALRSA; translated from the coding sequence ATGAGCAAACACACCCTGTCGGTGCTGGTGGAGAACAAGCCTGGGGTCCTCGCGCGCATCGCCGCGCTGTTCTCGCGGCGCGGGTTCAACATCGACTCCCTCGCAGTGGGCCCCACCGAGCACGCCGAGATCTCGCGGATGACGGTGGTCGTCGATGTCGACGCGCTGCCGCTCGAGCAGGTGACCAAGCAGCTCAACAAGCTCGTCGAGGTGCTCAAGGTCGTCGAGCTCGACCCGACCGCGTCGGTGCAGCGCGAGATCCTCCTGGTCAAGGTGCGGGCCGACCTGCAGACCCGCAGCCACGTCCTCGAGACGGTCCAGCTGTTCCGTGCCAAGGTGGTCGACGTGGGCAGCGACGCCCTCACCATCGAGGTCACGGGCAACCGCGACAAGCTCGCGGCCTTCCTCGAGGTCCTCGAGCCGTTCGGGGTCAAGGAGCTCGTCCAGTCCGGGATGGTCGCCATCGGCCGCGGGACCCGCTCGATCACCGACCGGGCGCTCCGCTCGGCCTAG
- a CDS encoding acetolactate synthase large subunit, whose amino-acid sequence MAQQARAKVPAVVTGAQSLVLSLEAMEVDTVFGIPGGAILPAYDPLLDSVKVRHILVRHEQGAGHAAEGYAAATGRVGVCMATSGPGATNLVTAIADAYMDSIPIVAITGQVSSASIGTDAFQEADIRGITMPITKHNYLVTDADQIPRVIAEAFHIASTGRPGPVLVDISKDALQAKTTFNWPPKFDLPGYRPVARPHGKQIREAARLIAAAKRPVFYVGGGVVRGRASDELRRFVELTQIPVVTTLMARGAVADSHPLHLGMPGMHGSVAAVTALQKSDLLITLGARFDDRVTGQLASFAPEAKVIHADIDPAEISKNRTADVPIVGDVKEVIGDLIEAVTADLEAGRAGDYDAWRLQTAGWKATFPLGYTTPEGGETVAPQHVIERIGAIAGPESVYVAGVGQHQMWAAQFVQYERPNAWLNSGGLGTMGYAVPAAMGAKVAQPERTVWAIDGDGCFQMTNQELATCVINNIPIKVAIINNSSLGMVRQWQSLFYNERYSNTDLHTSVGSRIPDFVKLAEAYGCVGLRCERPEDIDATIHKAMEINDVPVVVDFVVHRDAMVWPMVPAGVSNDAIQVAKDTAPQWDREEEGE is encoded by the coding sequence ATGGCCCAGCAGGCGCGAGCCAAGGTTCCGGCCGTCGTGACTGGCGCCCAGAGCCTCGTCCTCAGCCTCGAGGCGATGGAGGTCGACACTGTCTTCGGCATCCCCGGGGGCGCGATCCTGCCGGCATACGACCCGCTCCTGGACTCGGTGAAGGTGCGCCACATCCTCGTCCGGCACGAGCAGGGGGCCGGGCACGCGGCCGAGGGGTATGCCGCCGCCACCGGCAGGGTCGGGGTCTGCATGGCCACCTCCGGCCCGGGCGCGACGAACCTCGTCACCGCGATCGCCGACGCCTACATGGACTCGATCCCGATCGTGGCCATCACCGGCCAGGTCAGCTCGGCCTCCATCGGCACTGACGCCTTCCAGGAGGCCGACATCCGCGGCATCACGATGCCGATCACCAAGCACAACTACCTGGTCACCGACGCGGACCAGATCCCACGCGTCATCGCCGAGGCCTTCCACATCGCCTCGACCGGGCGGCCGGGGCCCGTGCTGGTCGACATCTCGAAGGACGCCCTCCAGGCGAAGACGACGTTCAACTGGCCGCCCAAGTTCGACCTCCCGGGGTACCGTCCGGTGGCGCGCCCCCACGGCAAGCAGATCCGCGAGGCGGCCCGCCTGATCGCCGCGGCGAAGCGCCCGGTGTTCTACGTCGGAGGTGGGGTGGTGCGGGGCCGGGCCAGCGACGAGCTGCGCCGTTTCGTCGAGCTGACCCAGATCCCCGTCGTCACGACGCTCATGGCCCGGGGCGCGGTGGCCGACAGCCACCCCCTGCACCTCGGCATGCCGGGCATGCACGGCTCCGTGGCTGCGGTCACGGCGCTGCAGAAGTCCGACCTGCTGATCACCCTCGGCGCGCGCTTCGACGACCGGGTGACCGGCCAGCTGGCGAGCTTCGCGCCCGAGGCCAAGGTCATCCACGCCGACATCGACCCGGCCGAGATCTCCAAGAACCGCACCGCGGACGTGCCGATCGTGGGCGACGTGAAGGAGGTCATCGGCGACCTCATCGAGGCGGTGACGGCTGACCTCGAGGCGGGGCGCGCGGGCGACTACGACGCGTGGCGACTGCAGACCGCGGGCTGGAAGGCCACCTTCCCGCTCGGCTACACGACCCCCGAGGGCGGCGAGACGGTCGCCCCGCAACACGTCATCGAGCGGATCGGTGCCATCGCCGGGCCCGAGTCGGTGTACGTCGCCGGGGTGGGACAGCACCAGATGTGGGCGGCCCAGTTCGTGCAGTACGAGCGCCCGAACGCCTGGCTCAACTCCGGTGGGCTCGGCACCATGGGGTATGCCGTGCCGGCGGCGATGGGCGCGAAGGTCGCCCAGCCGGAGCGCACGGTCTGGGCGATCGACGGGGACGGCTGCTTCCAGATGACCAACCAGGAGCTCGCCACCTGCGTCATCAACAACATCCCGATCAAGGTCGCGATCATCAACAACAGCAGCCTCGGCATGGTTCGCCAGTGGCAGTCGCTGTTCTACAACGAGCGCTACTCCAACACCGACCTGCACACCTCCGTGGGCAGCCGGATCCCCGACTTCGTCAAGCTGGCCGAGGCCTACGGCTGCGTCGGCCTGCGCTGCGAGCGGCCCGAGGACATCGACGCGACCATCCACAAGGCGATGGAGATCAACGACGTCCCGGTGGTCGTCGACTTCGTCGTCCACCGGGACGCGATGGTCTGGCCGATGGTGCCCGCTGGCGTGAGCAACGACGCGATCCAGGTGGCCAAGGACACGGCTCCCCAGTGGGACCGCGAGGAGGAGGGCGAGTGA
- the ilvD gene encoding dihydroxy-acid dehydratase, which yields MTTTEPTHDGVDIKPRSRDVTDGLEKTAARGMLRAVGMGDDDWVKPQIGVASSWNEITPCNLSLDRLAKAVKDGVHAAGGYPLEFGTISVSDGISMGHEGMHFSLVSREIIADSVETVMNAERLDGSVLLAGCDKSLPGMLMAAARLDLSSVFLYAGSILPGIAKLSDGSEKTVTIIDAFEAVGACAAGLMSRADVDAIERAICPGEGACGGMYTANTMASVAEAIGMSLPGSAAPPATDRRRDGFARKSGEAVVGLLRRGITARDIMTKEAFENAIAVVMAFGGSTNAVLHLLAIAHEAEVDLTLDDFVRVGAKVPHLADVKPFGQYVMTDIDRVGGVPVVMRALLDAGLLHGDCLTVTGKTMAENLADIAPPDVDGKVVRAMQKPIHKTGGITILKGTLAPEGAVVKSAGFDSDIFEGTARVFDGERAAMDAVGDGSISPGDVVVIRYEGPKGGPGMREMLAVTGAIKGAGLGKEVLLLTDGRFSGGTTGLCVGHVAPEAVDAGPIAFVRDGDQITLDVARGVLDLHVEPEELARRAEGFEPPPSKYPKGVLGKYRKLVGSASRGAVCD from the coding sequence ATGACGACCACCGAGCCCACCCACGACGGCGTCGACATCAAGCCGCGCAGTCGCGACGTCACCGACGGCCTCGAGAAGACGGCCGCGCGCGGCATGCTCCGCGCGGTCGGCATGGGGGACGACGACTGGGTGAAGCCGCAGATCGGCGTGGCCAGCTCGTGGAACGAGATCACCCCCTGCAACCTCTCGCTCGACCGGCTCGCCAAGGCCGTCAAGGACGGCGTGCACGCCGCAGGCGGCTACCCCCTCGAGTTCGGCACCATCTCGGTCTCCGACGGCATCTCGATGGGCCACGAGGGCATGCACTTCTCGCTGGTGAGCCGCGAGATCATCGCGGACTCCGTCGAGACGGTCATGAACGCCGAGCGGCTGGACGGGTCGGTGCTGCTCGCCGGGTGCGACAAGTCGCTGCCGGGCATGCTCATGGCCGCGGCGCGGCTCGACCTCTCGAGCGTCTTCCTGTATGCCGGGTCGATCCTGCCGGGCATCGCGAAGCTCTCCGACGGCTCGGAGAAGACGGTGACCATCATCGACGCCTTCGAGGCGGTGGGTGCGTGCGCCGCCGGGCTGATGTCCCGCGCGGACGTCGACGCGATCGAACGGGCGATCTGCCCCGGCGAAGGTGCGTGTGGCGGCATGTACACCGCCAACACGATGGCCTCGGTCGCCGAGGCCATCGGCATGTCGCTCCCCGGATCGGCCGCCCCGCCGGCCACGGACCGGCGCCGCGACGGCTTCGCGCGCAAGTCCGGTGAGGCCGTCGTGGGGCTGTTGCGCCGCGGCATCACGGCCCGCGACATCATGACCAAGGAGGCGTTCGAGAACGCCATCGCCGTCGTCATGGCGTTCGGTGGCTCCACCAACGCGGTGCTGCACCTGCTGGCCATCGCCCACGAGGCCGAGGTCGACCTCACCCTCGACGACTTCGTGCGCGTCGGCGCCAAGGTCCCGCACCTGGCCGACGTCAAGCCGTTCGGGCAGTACGTCATGACCGACATCGACCGGGTCGGGGGAGTGCCGGTCGTCATGCGCGCACTGCTCGATGCGGGCCTGCTCCACGGCGACTGCCTGACCGTGACCGGCAAGACGATGGCCGAGAACCTCGCCGACATCGCGCCGCCTGACGTCGACGGCAAGGTCGTGCGGGCCATGCAGAAGCCGATCCACAAGACCGGCGGCATCACGATCCTCAAGGGCACCCTGGCGCCGGAAGGCGCGGTGGTGAAGTCGGCCGGGTTCGACTCCGACATCTTCGAGGGCACGGCTCGGGTCTTCGACGGCGAGCGGGCGGCGATGGATGCGGTCGGCGACGGCTCGATCAGCCCGGGCGACGTCGTCGTCATCCGGTACGAGGGTCCCAAGGGCGGCCCGGGCATGCGCGAGATGCTCGCCGTCACCGGTGCGATCAAGGGCGCAGGCCTGGGCAAGGAGGTCCTGCTCCTCACCGATGGCCGGTTCTCCGGTGGCACCACCGGCCTGTGCGTCGGCCACGTCGCGCCGGAGGCCGTCGACGCCGGGCCGATCGCGTTCGTCCGGGACGGCGACCAGATCACCCTCGACGTGGCTCGCGGGGTCCTCGACCTCCACGTCGAGCCTGAGGAGCTCGCGCGGCGCGCAGAGGGCTTCGAGCCGCCGCCGTCCAAGTACCCCAAGGGCGTGCTCGGCAAGTACCGCAAGCTGGTTGGCAGCGCGAGCCGCGGCGCGGTCTGCGACTGA
- a CDS encoding histidine phosphatase family protein, which translates to MTLASDDKVLILFRHAKAEQVAGKPDHERELTGRGIRDAEVAGQWLHEHALGAELVLCSPSARTRQTWSAAEKGGACGENIEYPPELYSGGERGVLDCVRESAGEAQVVLVVGHNPTMAMLASGLTEGDGSSQAHECLAAGFPTSSLAVLRYSGPWQRLDYGMARLERCHICRG; encoded by the coding sequence ATGACCCTCGCCAGCGATGACAAGGTGCTCATCCTCTTTCGCCATGCCAAGGCAGAGCAGGTCGCCGGCAAGCCGGACCACGAGCGTGAGCTGACCGGGCGCGGCATCCGCGACGCCGAGGTCGCCGGGCAGTGGCTCCACGAGCACGCCCTCGGGGCCGAGCTCGTCCTCTGCTCACCCTCGGCTCGCACCCGTCAGACGTGGTCGGCTGCGGAGAAGGGCGGCGCGTGTGGCGAGAACATCGAGTACCCGCCCGAGCTGTACTCCGGTGGTGAACGGGGCGTGCTCGACTGCGTCCGCGAGTCGGCGGGCGAGGCGCAGGTGGTCCTCGTCGTCGGTCACAACCCGACGATGGCGATGCTGGCGAGCGGGCTGACGGAGGGCGACGGTTCGAGCCAGGCGCACGAGTGTCTCGCCGCGGGGTTCCCCACCTCGTCGTTGGCTGTGCTGCGGTACTCGGGGCCGTGGCAGCGGCTCGACTACGGCATGGCGCGGCTGGAGCGCTGCCACATCTGTCGCGGTTGA